A stretch of Malus sylvestris chromosome 11, drMalSylv7.2, whole genome shotgun sequence DNA encodes these proteins:
- the LOC126588303 gene encoding E3 ubiquitin-protein ligase RHF2A-like encodes MEVPGIEETNKSDAHLTSAAAFVEGGIQEACDDACSICLEAFCENDPSTLTGCKHEFHLQCILEWCQRSSQCPMCWQPISLKDPTGQELLEAVVQERSIRSNPPRNTTIFHHPTLGDFELQHLPMGVNDAELEERIIQHLAAAAAMGRSRHIARREGQRNRSSAQGRPQYLVFSTHPNTPPAPASSSPDQMEEGEPAPSVAVTFPSPPTNIGEESSQMATPVHSSQSGPMAASVSGSSVSSPNQQGSSMSNRRSPSQSSPSTQDRAGPSDMQSFSDSLKARFSAVSTRYKESISKSTKGWKERLFSRNTSMADLGSEVKREVNAGFETVSRMMERLETKDNNRVNDASVSNSLDSQVSGSDNRQISESGGEIFLNDHNKPAACATGSSSN; translated from the exons ATGGAG GTTCCGGGAATAGAAGAGACCAACAAATCCGATGCCCATTTGACATCAGCAGCAGCTTTTGTGGAGGGAGGAATCCAGGAAGCCTGTGATGATGCTTGCAGTATATGCCTAGAGGCCTTCTGTGAAAATGATCCTTCTACG TTGACGGGTTGCAAGCATGAATTTCATCTTCAGTGCATTCTTGAGTG GTGTCAGCGAAGCTCCCAATGTCCTATGTGTTGGCAACCCATCAGCTTGAAGGATCCCACTGG CCAAGAACTGCTAGAGGCAGTAGTGCAAGAGAGAAGTATTAGGTCTAATCCACCTCGAAATACCACAATATTTCATCATCCAACTCTTGGTGATTTTGAATTGCAGCAT TTACCTATGGGTGTAAATGATGCTGAACTTGAAGAGCGTATAATTCAGCACttagctgctgctgctgcaatgGGTCGTTCACGCCACATTGCCAGAAGGGAAGGACAAAGAAATAGGTCATCAGCTCAAGGTCGCCCGCAATACCTGGTCTTCTCTACCCATCCTAACACACCTCCGGCTCCTGCTTCATCTTCCCCTGATCAGATGGAAGAAGGTGAACCGGCTCCTTCAGTTGCAGTAACTTTCCCTTCGCCGCCTACAAATATAGGGGAAGAATCGTCTCAAATGGCCACTCCCGTACATTCATCACAATCTGGTCCTATGGCTGCCTCAGTGTCTGGATCTAGTGTTTCTTCTCCAAATCAACAAGGATCTTCCATGAGCAATAG GAGGTCACCTAGCCAGTCATCCCCAAGTACCCAAGATAGAGCTGGCCCATCAGACATGCAATCATTTTCAGACTCTCTGAAAGCTCGATTTAGTGCAGTATCAACGAG ATACAAAGAGTCAATATCAAAAAGCACAAAAGGTTGGAAGGAGAGATTGTTCTCTCGCAATACTTCCATGGCAGATCTTGGTTCGGAAGTTAAAAGAGAGGTTAATGCAGGGTTTGAAACTGTATCACGCATGATGGAGCGTCTGGAAACAAAAGACAATAACAGAGTTAATGATGCTTCTGTGTCAAATAGTTTAGACAGTCAGGTTTCTGGATCGGACAATCGACAGATATCTGAAAGTGgtggtgaaatttttttaaatgaccacAATAAACCAGCTGCTTGTGCTACAGGTTCTAGTTCAAATTAG